The sequence GACCTCGTTGCACTTTATATTATCTCGCCTGACGTCTTAAAGTCTTCCTGCTTTAAGGTTTTTCTGCCAGAAAGCACTGAAGGAAAATTTCTCCCATCAATGGCTTTTTCCTTTCGTCTCAGCCACTTGTCTGCTAATATAAAACCTAATGTAGTTGTACAATTTTATCCAGGTGTAAGCTTTGAACCACAGGTCAGAGTATCAGTGCAGTCCTGCTTTCTTCCATAAACATGAAGTCTCTCACGCTTTCCAGGTTTAAGGAGGAATCATTTCATCCCAGTCCCAGCTTGAGTCCCAGTTTGTTTTAGAAAGAATTTTACTGATGACAATAAGTCTTTATACTAAGGTAATTAATCGATAATAACAATTTTACATCTTAATAAGTCTAAATAAGTGCTGATAATAAGATCACAAACAATCCTTACAggatttgtatgttttttttttttgttactttaatgatattaccacatttttaaaaatgtatttaataacaGTTAACTATGCACTTTAAAACTGACCTACACATTTTTTCCCTAAAAATACCTTATTATGGGTAATAAAGCTATTAATAActaatgtgctttttaaaactCTAGGTGTCTGGCTTGAGTACTACATGGTGTCgagactgaaaaaaacaaacaaactaaagtaCAATATTTTAGTGCAATAACATCTCAATGTCTTTTGTTGtcattgcttttagtctcttatTGATAGTTCTGTATTGATTTTCTGCATTTggtatgtttctgtttttttacttcTATTTTAATGTCATCCTTAAGGTTAAGCTTATACtcagttttatcttgttttgtaCTCTTAATGTATCTATTCTGTAGCGTTGCTTTTAAAGCACCTttctaataaataaaactattaatGTTGTTATAAATGCCTTGATAAGAAAAAGCGAATCACAGAGTTCACAATAAAGCTTAATAATGTTCCAAAAATAAATCAGAGGGAGCTCTGTGACTCAATATTACTGCTCCACGCAGGAACTGAGACAGTCATTTATCGTATTGTATCACTGATGGCACAGAGTGACATGAGCTCATCGAAACAAACAGATGAGCAGGTTACATGACAGGACTCACCGTCGCATCATCAGAGGCAGATGCAAATGCATCTCCACTGGGGTAGTACCTATGCACAAGTAGACAAAAGCAGGTTTAGAAATGATGCGGTAATGATGTATTTTCCATTGAAGAGGAAATTGACagattctgtttttaatttaagcttTTCTTTTGAAGTAAGTAAATTATTTTGGTGCATGATCTGCATCACAGAGCTCAGTCTGTATGACCAACACAAGAACACAAACAAGTCttctaaatgaaaaatgtgttggTTTCTCAATACTCTCCTTTTGTTCACACACTCAAAAAATATctataagaaaatacaaaaatgtaaaaataatgtctcagaaataaattaaaactattatatttatttttgttgaattgtttttctctcaacaTCAAAAGGCAGCAGCTGTCTTCACTCAATGTGTGAACATACTGTATGTGGTTTTGCTCTTCATGGATTTTGATTTATTCAATTTGCTCCCTTTGGCTACAGCTTTTTAATGTCTGTCAAAGAAATGatccatttttcatttgtaaaaTCAAGAAACTGTGATTCACTTAAGCTTTTTAAAAGAGTAGGACCCACTTCACGCAGTTGATGTCAGACTCGTGGCTCTCGAAAGATTGAATGTTCTGTCCAGAGCGCATGTCCCACACATTGGCCTTCATATCACAGCCctgacaacacaaacacacacatacagataaacagacacacacaggcgcacaaagaaaatattgttgTTCTCCAGTAAAATCCCAGTTTCTTCATCATAGTTcaatgaaaaccaaacacaaagaaGTGAATTACAGGGTTTCCCCTGAAGAAGACCACATAAATCTCAAACCAATCCACAgaatatttctctctctctctttcgctctcACCCCAGAGACAAAAGTGTTTCCAGTCTCAGATGGGGCGAGGTCCAGGGACAGGACATCAGCTGTGTGACCGTGGAAACTCTGCAGCAGCTGCCCGCTCTCCACATCCCACAATGCACATGTGCCATCGCCACTGGAGGTCAGGAGCTAGCAGACACAAATGTACAGAGATACATGAATATAAGAGCAAGGCCATGCATCTTCTTTATATATACAACACTTTTTATCACTCATGCCTGTTTGTTTAACCCTTAAGCAACCCAACTACTTTAGCAGCTAAAATGATAAGCATCATTTATGACCCAATCATATTTTATGGAAACTtcaactaaaagcacaaactgcAGAACTAAATAATTTAGACAATTGCCATTTtacaaaacaatttttttaaccCAAAGGTATATTTCAGTGAATTGTGTAGTACAATtgtgtatttttacatgctAGTATAATTTTAACACCAAAATATGACACCATCGtcagtgtgttttttccatCCTGTTCTAACTATACACAAAGCTCTGATTGTTGATGTGTAATattataaaacactgaaatataacTAAATGTTAGCAGTCAGAAATAAATACAGTCCTTTCCACAGCATTGGGGAGTTCCTGTAAAAACTCGGAGAAGCAGATTGAAGTAATCATGGCATGAAACGTCACAAAGGCACGTTCCAATATCTGATTGAGGTTAGAAATGATTTTTagggaaatgtttttaaatatctttgcCCAATCGAGAACCTTGAAGCCAGTGAAACCCAGACCAtagaaactaaacaaaaaggaagcttagaaatattaaaatagtTTGGAAAGCCTATTTTTTGGTTGAAACTGGGATACACAAcagaacaatgatcccaagcacaccaGCGAATCTAcagcagaatggctgaaaaataaaataatcaaggtGCTGTCCTTGCAGCACCTtgattatttttgatttttttttttgctgcgaAATGTGGTTCTAAAAACTACTGAATCATGAGGCGTccattttcacatgactgttaACTCTAGCACTTGATTAATTCAGAGAAGTGAAGGTTTCTTTACCCTAAACACCCACACAGACATATGATTAGTGGTTTTAtctttgctgggtttttttcctccttctttaaaagtatttttagcTGCTTGGTTTCATTTCTCAGTTCAATTACGTAGAAATGAAACAGATAATACACTAGATAGTGTGCTCCTAATCATTACGCAATTATGGTCAAATAaagtacttttttaaaaattaagcgTTCGGCTTGTtttattctgcttttatagatggATTGCTCTGAGGGGTTGTCAGTTAATTTGCCAGGAAATCTGACCTAAAGAGGAACCTTTGCCTATTTATTAGTCAAggcaggttttttttctatagCACAGTTCATGCACAAGACAAATCAAAAGGCTTTACATAAACATTAAAAggacattaataataaaaacctaaaaaaataaatacatgaatgaaataaaattaaaaacaaaacaaaatatcgAGAAACCGTCATCAGAATACATGAAGTGAGTTGCATATGATACAAACAGGCAACGTGGGGAAGAAGAGTACATCCTCTCTGTTACAAAAACTCTTACTATGTATCTGAATACAAAGAAGCAGACAAAATGTCAACAAATCCTCTAATGAAAACAGATTACGGGCACTTAGAGACACATGCAGACATCTGAGGTCCCTGCCGGCTGGTGGATTAGAGAGCTCCTGCTGGATGACCCCAGGCACAAAAAACACCACACATCCTGCTTGCACCAAGCGGTAACTCCAGTTTCAACACGAATATAATTATCAGTAAGCCACAATTACTCCCACACACAGATGGAAATCTCAGCGATCTGACGGAGAGCCTTTGCATCACTTTACGCACCACCAGCCTGACCTTAAAACTTCCATGGTTGGTTCGTTATTACTCAGTGAAACCACACAacagcaccagctgaaaacCTGAGCTAACACACGGATATACACAAATACTACACGATCAAAGCATGTAATCTAGACTTTAAGGGATTTTAAAGCTGCTCAATTGAGTCTCCTACACACTGCTGCAGTAAAATATACGGgaacttaaaaaatataaagactGGCATGCGTGACAGTGTGTTGAAGGGAGAAAAAAGACGACAGACAGGAAGACgacatgcatgtgtgtatttttgtgttaaaTGTTCTGCCCTCAAGTCACTGTGCTCCACTCTTCTTTAGATAAAAGCCACTCAGTGTCTATTAATACACCCATGAGAGAGGATCATAccttcccccccccctcgtCTCTTTCCGGCCCCTCCTCATCCCTGCCACCCATCTCCTTTCTCCTCTCCTTCCCTGCCCTCATTTTACCTCCACTcccactgtgttcctgtgcCTCACCGAGGGCCAAAGTGAAGTAAATTATTAATGCCAAATATTTCAGGTCGTCTCCTTCATGTTCCCTTTTTGATTCTCTTCCTCTCCCTACCTGTACAGAAAAGACCCCTAACTTTCAACATATGGAAGCcagtatttaaaagaaaaatgaagaagatAACCGTCACTATTCCTTGAAAAAACAAGACTGATTAGATGTAATGAAGGAGGGATGGAGGTGGAAGGGAAACATTCATACGATGAGCAGCTTGATCGGGTAATTAtgccatgttttttctttatatttagcaGTGCTACAAAAGCTTTTCTCGCTATCATGGctcaaagtaaagaaaaatcCTTGTTGCACTCGTTGGCTGCATTGAATATGCTACCATGTACTTCTACTGGCTATTTGAGAAGCCTGGAGGACCACATCCCCTAAAAGCTCCACCAGCTGATGCGCCGCTCACCTGCATGTCAGAGTTGGTGAAGGAGCAGCCTGACACATAGTTGGTGTGCATAGCAACCGACTTCTTCTTCGCAGCCAAGTTCTCATTTTTGTCCAGAGACAACGGGATGACTGAGCACTTGTTATCCAGGCCACTTTGGGAGAAAGCAAATGTTCAGTAATGGGTTTCACCCCAGTTACAGCGACAAAGTAGTCACCGATAACCATTCATGATTAAACACAAAGATCTTTCCCCCTACCCGCATGCTATAGCACAGCCCGAGGGGGCATAAGCACACGCCAGCACCCACGTGCACGGCAGGGGAACTCCATGCTCCTGTGGGCAACAGAGAACGTAATAAACACACATacgcaaagaaaaaaaatggttattatggttaaaaaaaacacatatcttcttttttaacataaaaacaagcaaGGCAGCTTGTGCACAGCTGTGGTTTAATCTGGATGTGGTGTGTATTAATGAGGATTAAATTCAGTGTACTTATGCCTCCTCGTCACGAGGCATAACGGCTAGAAAAGCTGAATCCTGGCTATCATTTAAGGCCGGACACATACACTGAGTGATTATGGGGGACAGATGGATAGATAATATTTGAATTCATATTTCCATATAGTCGTGTCaagtcctctttctctctctttgagGATATAGGATGGCCCACTCACACCCTCAACACCAGCACATATGGTGATGGAACATGCATCTGAGCAttcagaggaagagaaaaatcACTCAGACTTACATAACAGACGGAGATTGATTCTGATCTTTTTTATGTTGAGGGAAATTATTAAGGTAGACTGAAAACATGAGCATTAGCATTAATGCAAGAGCACTAATGGTGCTGTAACAGTATGCATTATATGTTATATTTACTCAAAAAATTAaacttgttatttttaaacttgGGACAAGGTTCCTGTAATGTAATTTTTGCTGCAACTTGAGATGAATTTGGACTGAAGCGTGAAAGATTCACAGCAGCAGATTGTCATATTTTGCAAGCCCCTGACGTAAAATGttcctcttttcctttccaGAAATTTGCAAGGAGAGGAAAAGCACATGATGTTTCCAAGTTCCCAAATTTCATAGACATGaaattcatagttttttttgtaattttgcaagaataataaaaaatgcactAAAAGTTCAAGGAATTCTTACACATACAAAAACGCCACATAAAGGTTTACACACCTTATTAAGAGTGAATGCATCCCAGACGATCACTTTTCCGTCCTAGGATAGAGAAATGAAGTCttttaatggaaaaataaacGCACAAAAACAAATAGGCCAACACAGAATAACAGACACACTGTTGTGTCATAGAAACAACACAATATTTATCTTTAGATACTACATCTTGTGTAtggatgtatgtgtgtgtgtgtgagcaggtgCATACCTGTGATGAGCTGACCATGCGTCGCTTGTCTTTGCACCAGTCCATACACAGCACCTTGTTCCCGTGACCCTTCAGTACACGTCTGGTCTTTATGGAGAGAGCACTCAGCACCTCAACCTTCTCTGCCACCTGGTGCACTGAGGTGTaaaacacacgcgcgcacacacacacacacacacacacacacacacacgcacacacacacacacagacacacgcacacatacacacacacacacgcacgcacaattTACCAgtgaaaagaaagtgaaaacattAGCAAAACAAGTGGTTTTTATGAATGTAGAAATCTGtgcattttgctgttttttctaaCAATTTCATAATCAAAATAATCTTTAtctaaaaaaagataaagatattttttatatttctcaACTGCTAATGCTCTGTTGTTGTACATTTCACTTAAATGCACATTAGCCTGTTATTAAATATCAATGATCTGATGCTCTCACTCTgccagtgaacatcactgtcgaTAGGCGATGCTTTTATCAGATAGATATTTAGTAAACTTGGCTTTCAAAACTGCTGTCATGTAATGTTTTTGTAGTTCAAATATGCTTGTTATTAGATCATTGCTAGCTCTGCCAGTAAATTACAGCATTAGTGGGCATAACGCTAAAGAGTTTGTCCTTGCAGGCGCACTGTTGCCTCTGCATGTCAGCTTCATAGACTGTAGCCCtaaattattatgattattatatatAAAGGCAGTTGTAACATTCAAgtgacaaaaaaacattaataattcTGATCTGCCAAATAAAGTTTTTCATTCCCCAGCACTTTTAACTAACAGCCGTAtatttccagtgttttctaTACCAGACTTATTCATGATCaaatatccccccccccccccccccctctttttttaagGTTCCCATGCTTTGCCCctcaattaaaataacaaatccTGGAAACGCCCCTGCACAAAACCTCTCCTTTGCCACCCCATGTAAAATTTCAGAGACAAGTCCAACAGCTGGCAGCTGCATATTTTAAGCAGAtaagaaaatgtttcattagAAAACGAGAAGCAGAGTGCTTGAAGCtcgttttgctgtttgtttaatTCATCACTTACACTCCACGTCGTTCAGCTTGTTTcgctcctcctccagcttcttCTTCAGAGTCTCGCTCTCCCTCTTCAGTGACTCCAGGGTTTCCCCTTTTTGGAGCCCCTGACAAGCCATCTTCGAGAgcagagaaaagaggagagcAGAGGGAGGAAGGGAGCGGGAAACAAGGGAGAATTGGGAGAAGCGGGTGGTTGGCGGTTAGAGGTTTGTTTAAATAGTCCTCGAGCGCGACTGTGATGCTGTTGCGCGTGCTGCACTCCGCTGCTCTGCTCAgcctcctccccctctctgcTCCCTGCACCGCTGTTCACCGGGAGCTCCTCAGTCTCCACCTTTTGTCTTATTCCCATATTCCAGTTATGGCATGACAGCTGCTTTCAAAACGCGTTGttatttaacataaaaattTATGCAAGAAAATTTATATGAGAAAATATTAAGATGTTTAAATAATGATGAGGCATTATATATGAGAAAGCTGACAATCTTCAGTTTAAGTTTGTGGGACAATTCTGAAAAGGTAGGTCTAAATCCTATTTtgagtttttagtttttcatcagtttttttctggaaaatgttaattaaagtTAATTTAGACAGTCCGATTGAAGGACTGTCTAAATTCACATTAACATATCTAAAAAATTCAAAGTATATTATACATAATTGTGACTATATAAACTGCTATTGTAAATCTATCCAAGCGCCtgcttataaaaaataaaattaaaaaccacCACAATCTTAGAAAATGTTGCTAtactttatttgttattttttgtggtggaaaattgaaagaaataaaattgtgaGCCTCTATATGTCTTATATGTTATTTACTGAAATGTCTGCAGAGGGACCAACTCATCACAGAAGGTAAGACAGTCTGCAAACGAGTGGCCACGAACAAAGAAATGATTCAATATTTAAAGCTTGATTCTCACGCATGCATGCTGGCTGGAGTCTAACAGAGTGAAGCCAGATTGACCTAAACAAAGATGCAAGATGCATAAACCAGAGCTGCTCTGCTCGCCTTGAGGCACATGCAAAGGGTCACTGCTTATACACTCCCATTTACGTTAACCTGTGTGCAGACAAACAAAGCTTTCAcagtaaaacaaagaacagagtAAAACAGTTacagctcttatttttcttctacACTTCTCAGCGCCAGTGCTGGAAGTGAGTCGCTCTTCTTGCATCACTTTGCCACTACTGGAGATTCCAGGCtctggttgcctaggtaacccttTACCATATTGCCGCCCCGCACCCTGACACATGGCTCAGTGGTTCGCTTCGCTCTTACTGATgctaaaaaaagttttatatttcttttagtttgtttatCATATTCTCTCTGGAGACGTCATCTTTCAGgctgcttttaaataaaaggttAAATGGGTAAAATTATTACTGGTCAGTTTGTTTCCTGCGCCATCTTTAGGTAATAAATGGTATTACATGAAAGTATAGCCCAGCCCTTGTTTAACTTTGCCTGATGTCTCTTCAGCACAATAAAGAGATTTCTATGACTTGAGCTCAGAGCAGCTGTTTCTTCACATTCTGTTAATAGCTTTTTTAGTAGAATTTAATGAGTGGTGGTGATGATTGTGCACTACCACTTAAATGAATTtaatcattgtttttatttattttactaagTTTAAACCCATAGCGGTAGCACCTATACATTCAtgtaacaacagcagcaggacACATAAAGCTTGATGAATTACCTAGCAGGTGATGATACAGCATGTCTAAACATGCTGCAGTTTCAATACTGTGCCATGTTGATAGTGATtaacgtgtttgtgtgtccttttCTGCAAGTGAATATCaaataaaattgacaatttTTCCCACACTAGCCATTCAAATGTTATTTAACATAATCATTACATCAAACCTCAATAGAATCAAAGTAGGCAGTTTGATCCTTTGTTACAGAtctattgtttgtttaattgAAGCAGATATGTTAATATTATGTAAAGTACATGTTAGGAAGTGTATTTCTGTCCTTGTTTGGAGATGATCACAGGGGACACTGGTGTCAAGTGAACTGAGAgccacttcctgtgtgtgtgtgtgtgtgtgtgtgtgtgtgtgtgtgtgtgtgtgtgtgtgtgtgtgtgtgtgtgtgtgtgtgtgtgtacatgtcaaAAGGTGCTGATGAGCGATGGGTCATTAGTTAAAcagatgctgcacaaagtgtgAGTGTCTTCAAACTAAAGATGTACCTCACATGTAGAAGCACGTCC comes from Astatotilapia calliptera chromosome 1, fAstCal1.2, whole genome shotgun sequence and encodes:
- the gnb5b gene encoding guanine nucleotide-binding protein subunit beta-5b yields the protein MCDQTFVAATFGPCDSCSKPSPLMNIYVKNEATNYCSLCVEMMACQGLQKGETLESLKRESETLKKKLEEERNKLNDVELHQVAEKVEVLSALSIKTRRVLKGHGNKVLCMDWCKDKRRMVSSSQDGKVIVWDAFTLNKEHGVPLPCTWVLACAYAPSGCAIACGGLDNKCSVIPLSLDKNENLAAKKKSVAMHTNYVSGCSFTNSDMQLLTSSGDGTCALWDVESGQLLQSFHGHTADVLSLDLAPSETGNTFVSGGCDMKANVWDMRSGQNIQSFESHESDINCVKYYPSGDAFASASDDATCRFYDLRADREVAVYQKDSIIFGASTCDFSLSGRLLFAGYNDYAINVWDVLKGTRATILFGHENRVSRVRVSPDGTALCSASWDSTLRVWA